One stretch of Nocardia mangyaensis DNA includes these proteins:
- a CDS encoding serine hydrolase domain-containing protein: MGVSTTQSVDRRFVRLVAVFDSLFRKPSHGGGALSVYLHGEPVVDVWAGYARPGVPWTAETVALGFSTGKGVASTVIHQLVERGELDYDTAVAEYWPEFAAAGKAHITVGDVLTHRAGLHRLRGLLPGPAESFLDDAAVTEALAAASPDPRHRTTSGYHGISYGHLAAELVRRVSGREFVDVVRTELAEPLDAEELWFRVPPEHRHRIATTFPRLRAAGMDWDRGSDLLTRTRFAAAAETTPRGFAELIVDPRVHDSVMPGVNGVFSARALGRLYAALANKGELEGTRVLDPDSIRRAATRQVFTPDYVLAFRIPWALGFHGVPMKPSKADPISAFGHFGLGGSGAFADPETGLSLAFVTNRLGGKLTPLGDARLTRLGTIAHNIAKNA, from the coding sequence ATGGGAGTTTCGACAACGCAGTCGGTGGATCGCCGTTTCGTTCGCTTGGTCGCCGTCTTCGACAGCCTGTTCCGCAAGCCCTCGCACGGCGGTGGCGCACTGAGTGTGTACTTGCACGGCGAACCCGTGGTCGACGTGTGGGCGGGCTACGCGCGCCCCGGCGTGCCGTGGACCGCGGAGACCGTCGCCCTGGGCTTCTCCACCGGAAAAGGCGTGGCGTCCACCGTGATCCACCAACTCGTCGAGCGCGGGGAACTCGACTACGACACGGCCGTGGCCGAGTACTGGCCGGAGTTCGCCGCGGCGGGCAAGGCGCACATCACGGTGGGCGACGTGCTCACCCACCGCGCCGGTCTGCATCGGTTGCGCGGTCTGCTGCCCGGTCCGGCCGAGAGTTTCCTCGACGACGCGGCGGTGACCGAGGCGCTGGCCGCGGCGTCGCCCGACCCTCGGCACCGCACGACCAGCGGCTATCACGGGATCAGCTATGGGCACCTGGCCGCCGAGTTGGTGCGGCGGGTGAGCGGTCGCGAGTTCGTCGATGTCGTGCGCACCGAACTCGCCGAGCCGCTCGACGCCGAGGAACTCTGGTTCCGGGTGCCGCCCGAGCATCGTCACCGCATCGCGACCACCTTTCCGCGCCTGCGAGCCGCGGGCATGGACTGGGACAGGGGCTCGGATCTGCTGACCCGCACCCGATTCGCGGCCGCGGCCGAGACCACACCGCGCGGCTTCGCCGAACTCATCGTCGACCCGCGCGTGCACGATTCGGTGATGCCGGGTGTGAACGGGGTGTTCTCCGCGCGCGCGTTGGGCCGGCTCTACGCGGCCCTGGCCAACAAGGGCGAACTCGAGGGCACCCGTGTTCTCGACCCCGACTCGATTCGGCGCGCCGCCACCCGTCAGGTCTTCACCCCCGATTACGTTCTCGCCTTCCGCATTCCGTGGGCTCTGGGCTTCCACGGCGTCCCCATGAAGCCCTCCAAGGCCGACCCGATCTCGGCCTTCGGGCATTTCGGCCTCGGCGGCTCGGGTGCCTTCGCCGATCCGGAGACCGGTCTGTCACTCGCCTTCGTCACCAACCGCCTCGGCGGCAAGCTCACGCCCCTCGGTGATGCCCGCCTCACCCGCCTCGGCACGATCGCGCACAACATCGCCAAGAACGCCTAG
- a CDS encoding GntR family transcriptional regulator, which yields MPPRRRSALLARLVVDEPGRPQVILGELRRVILDGAVPPCTVIPLREVAELFGVSHIPVREALKTLIGEGLVTHRPQHGYAVAQLTAAELREMYIVRDTLESASLAAAVANADDADRAELLAINELLERAILDDDPETYQRQSRHFHVALTRPSRMFRLLQMLESAWNVTEPVRSMVHIDRRHREHLHTDHVLMLAAFLDRDVERLLLVAEEHHRRLESVVATLPTDTGLLAPENISVVQ from the coding sequence ATGCCCCCGAGACGACGTTCGGCGCTCCTCGCGAGGCTCGTGGTCGACGAGCCAGGCCGTCCCCAGGTGATCCTCGGCGAATTGCGCCGGGTGATCCTCGACGGCGCCGTTCCCCCGTGCACCGTGATCCCACTGCGTGAGGTCGCCGAGCTGTTCGGGGTCAGCCACATCCCCGTACGCGAGGCGCTCAAGACGCTGATCGGGGAGGGCCTCGTCACCCACCGCCCGCAGCACGGCTATGCGGTCGCCCAGCTCACCGCCGCCGAACTGCGCGAGATGTACATCGTGCGCGACACCTTGGAATCGGCGTCGCTCGCCGCGGCGGTCGCCAACGCCGACGACGCGGACCGCGCAGAACTGCTCGCGATCAACGAATTGCTCGAACGCGCGATCCTCGACGACGATCCGGAGACCTACCAGCGCCAGTCACGCCACTTCCACGTCGCGCTGACCCGCCCGTCGCGGATGTTCCGGCTGCTGCAGATGCTCGAGTCGGCCTGGAACGTCACCGAACCGGTGCGGTCGATGGTGCACATCGACCGGCGCCATCGCGAACACCTGCACACCGATCACGTGCTGATGCTGGCGGCCTTTCTCGACCGTGATGTCGAACGCCTGCTGCTGGTGGCCGAGGAACATCACCGCAGACTGGAATCCGTGGTCGCCACCTTGCCGACCGATACCGGGCTGCTCGCGCCGGAGAATATATCGGTCGTGCAATAG
- a CDS encoding NCS1 family nucleobase:cation symporter-1 yields the protein MTDTLTPSADAPAGDPLYDPRLTNEDLAPLRKQSWTSYNFFAFWMSDVHSVGGYVTAGSLFALGLASWQVLVALLVGITIVYFFCNLVAKPSQVTGVPYPVICRSAFGVLGANVPAIIRGLIAVAWYGIQTFLASAALDIVLIKLFPGLAPYAVTADYGFAGLSLLGWASFLLLWVLQACVFWRGMESIRKFIDFCGPAVYVVMFLLCGYLIAKAGWGAIDLSLGAVEYTGWSSVPVMMGAIALVVSYFSGPMLNFGDFSRYGKSFAAVKKGNFLGLPLNFLVFSVLVVVTASLTLPVYGELITDPVETVARIDSTFAIVLGALTFTIATIGINIVANFVSPAFDFSNVSPQRISWRAGGMIAAVGSVLITPWNLYNNPEVIHYTLEVLGAFIGPLFGVLICDYYLVRKQKVEVDDLFTMSKTGTYYYTRGYHVTAIIATAVAAAIAVFPVLANSLPGMRTTAQYSWFIGCGVGFVVYYLLTADRRAAAGNAEVTA from the coding sequence ATGACCGATACCCTCACACCGTCTGCGGATGCTCCCGCCGGTGACCCGCTCTATGATCCGCGCCTGACGAACGAGGACCTGGCCCCACTGCGCAAGCAGTCATGGACGTCCTACAATTTCTTCGCCTTCTGGATGTCGGACGTCCACAGTGTGGGTGGATATGTCACCGCGGGCAGCCTTTTCGCCTTGGGGCTGGCCAGCTGGCAGGTGCTCGTCGCACTGCTGGTCGGCATCACCATCGTCTATTTCTTCTGCAATCTGGTGGCCAAGCCGAGTCAGGTGACCGGGGTGCCCTATCCGGTGATCTGTCGTAGCGCGTTCGGAGTCCTGGGCGCCAATGTGCCCGCCATCATCCGCGGTCTGATCGCGGTGGCCTGGTACGGCATCCAGACCTTCCTGGCCTCGGCGGCCCTCGACATCGTGCTCATCAAGCTGTTCCCCGGACTGGCACCGTATGCCGTCACCGCCGACTACGGCTTCGCCGGATTGTCGCTGCTCGGCTGGGCCAGTTTCCTGCTGCTGTGGGTGCTGCAGGCGTGTGTGTTCTGGCGCGGCATGGAATCCATCCGCAAATTCATCGATTTCTGCGGCCCCGCCGTCTATGTCGTCATGTTCCTGCTGTGCGGTTATCTGATCGCGAAAGCGGGCTGGGGGGCGATCGACCTGAGCCTGGGTGCGGTGGAGTACACCGGCTGGTCCTCGGTTCCGGTGATGATGGGCGCGATCGCGCTGGTCGTGTCGTATTTCTCGGGACCGATGCTCAATTTCGGTGATTTCTCCCGCTACGGCAAGAGTTTCGCGGCCGTGAAGAAAGGCAATTTCCTCGGACTGCCGCTGAACTTCCTGGTGTTCTCGGTGCTGGTCGTCGTCACCGCATCGCTGACGCTGCCGGTGTACGGCGAACTCATCACCGATCCGGTCGAGACCGTCGCCCGGATCGATTCGACGTTCGCCATCGTGCTCGGCGCGCTCACCTTCACCATCGCCACCATCGGCATCAACATCGTCGCCAATTTCGTCTCGCCCGCGTTCGATTTCTCGAACGTGAGCCCACAGCGAATCAGCTGGCGCGCCGGTGGCATGATCGCCGCGGTCGGCTCGGTGCTCATCACCCCGTGGAACCTCTACAACAATCCCGAGGTCATCCACTACACCCTCGAAGTGCTCGGCGCGTTCATCGGACCGCTGTTCGGTGTGCTGATCTGCGACTACTACCTGGTGCGCAAGCAGAAGGTCGAGGTCGACGACCTGTTCACGATGTCGAAGACCGGCACCTACTACTACACCAGGGGCTACCACGTGACCGCGATCATCGCGACCGCCGTCGCCGCGGCGATCGCGGTGTTCCCGGTGCTGGCCAACAGCCTGCCCGGCATGCGCACCACCGCCCAGTACAGCTGGTTCATCGGCTGTGGCGTCGGCTTCGTCGTCTACTACCTGCTGACCGCGGACCGCAGGGCCGCCGCTGGGAACGCGGAGGTCACCGCCTGA
- a CDS encoding aspartate/glutamate racemase family protein: MRIRVVNPNTTRAMTETIEQCARAVVGPGTLLDAVTAETGPASIESHYDEAMSVPGLLAAIGRGEAEGVDGYVIACFGDPGLDAARELAAGPVIGIAEAAMHTASHLGRGFSVVTTLGRTIGRAADLAQRYGMRRFCRGIHACELQVLDLHTDPRARKIVTEACREAVQADGSDAVVLGCAGMADLCADIRDEIGVPVIDGVAAATLTVQSLLTLGLRKSGTGEFATPPPKTYLGLPGPLRS, from the coding sequence ATGCGCATCCGGGTCGTCAACCCGAACACCACCCGGGCGATGACCGAGACGATCGAACAGTGTGCGCGGGCCGTGGTCGGTCCGGGCACACTGCTCGACGCGGTCACCGCCGAGACTGGACCGGCCTCGATCGAAAGTCACTACGACGAGGCGATGAGCGTGCCCGGCCTGCTCGCGGCCATCGGGCGCGGTGAGGCCGAGGGCGTGGACGGCTACGTCATCGCCTGCTTCGGCGATCCAGGGCTGGACGCGGCGCGTGAGCTGGCAGCGGGTCCGGTGATCGGCATCGCCGAGGCGGCGATGCACACCGCGAGTCATCTCGGGCGCGGGTTCAGCGTCGTCACGACGCTCGGCCGGACCATCGGTCGCGCGGCCGATCTGGCGCAGCGCTATGGGATGCGACGCTTCTGCCGCGGTATCCACGCGTGCGAACTGCAGGTCCTCGACCTGCACACCGACCCGCGGGCCCGCAAGATCGTGACCGAGGCCTGTCGCGAGGCGGTCCAGGCTGACGGGTCCGATGCGGTGGTCCTTGGCTGCGCCGGGATGGCGGACCTGTGCGCGGACATCCGTGACGAGATCGGGGTGCCGGTGATCGACGGTGTCGCGGCGGCCACGCTGACCGTGCAGTCCCTGCTCACCCTCGGCCTGCGCAAATCGGGGACAGGGGAGTTCGCGACACCGCCGCCGAAGACCTACCTCGGCCTGCCGGGGCCGCTCAGGTCCTGA
- the idi gene encoding isopentenyl-diphosphate Delta-isomerase — MTEPLADPSTDREALLVELVDESGRATGACSVAEAHRAPGILHRAFSVLLFDLRGHVLIQQRAAAKTRFPLQWANTCCGHPLPGQPVTEAAAIRLREEFGLAAELTEVGAFRYRAGDASTGRVEHEYDHVLIGTLGEHPPQPDPAEIAHWTLLSPANLRADLTESPGKYTPWLAQVLDLAEQATPS, encoded by the coding sequence GTGACCGAACCGCTGGCCGACCCGTCGACCGATCGTGAAGCCCTGCTCGTCGAGCTCGTCGACGAGTCGGGCCGTGCGACCGGGGCCTGCTCGGTAGCCGAGGCCCACCGAGCGCCCGGCATCCTGCATCGAGCCTTCTCGGTGCTGCTGTTCGACCTCCGCGGCCACGTCCTGATCCAGCAGCGCGCCGCAGCGAAGACGCGATTTCCGTTGCAGTGGGCCAACACCTGTTGCGGCCATCCGCTGCCGGGGCAGCCGGTGACCGAGGCGGCCGCGATCCGGCTGCGCGAGGAGTTCGGCCTGGCCGCCGAACTCACCGAGGTCGGCGCATTCCGCTATCGCGCCGGTGACGCCTCGACCGGCCGGGTCGAACACGAGTACGACCATGTCCTGATCGGCACCCTCGGCGAGCACCCGCCGCAGCCCGATCCTGCCGAGATCGCCCATTGGACTCTGCTCTCCCCCGCGAACCTGCGCGCCGATCTGACCGAGAGCCCCGGCAAGTACACGCCGTGGCTCGCCCAGGTCCTCGATCTCGCCGAACAGGCCACCCCGAGCTGA
- a CDS encoding AMP-binding protein — MSTSGCVRCVTFSRVGQVGTVDISPKGVVSSVQRLLATAQNGLEVVRFGGLAHDVESSPFEVVERRRMYRLRHYFPDDSSAGRPVALLVPPLMVNADIWDVNAAGGAVGILHASGIDCWVIDFGSPATEEGGWERDLADHVLAVNSAIDTVCEATGAQVHLMGYSQGGMFAYQSTAYRYGKGVASIVTFGSPVDIVAGMPFGLPYGVVSEVADFLADHVMHRLPITESMVRIGFQMLDPVKTAKSRIDFLLQLHDREALLPKERQRRFLNSDGWVGYSGPAVADLLKQFVAHNRMMLGGFVIRDHPVSLAELKCPILAFVGEVDDIGQPAAVRGIVRAAPHAEVYEASLVAGHFGLVAGSTATNHTWPMVRDWVAWMDGNGSLPEQIVPMQEHVEGNAPRTAATRMMHTAASLAEAGAGVGKALEGIAGNTIRGSFEMAGEAARALPRLTRLGMIQSHTRISLGKLLSEHARRAPNKDLFLFDDRVHTHAAVEVRIDNVVRGLISVGIRPATRVGVVMETRPSALAAVAALSRLGAVAVLLAPGAELERAIQLTGVQTLITDPENLRVAAATGCRALVLGGGDSRALPVQTGERVIDLEQVDPAKVRVPAWYRSNPGLARELAFILVIGTGDRLEAKYITNHRWALSAFGTASAADLDRRDTVYCLAPLHHSSGLLVSLGGAVAGGSRIALARSMDMEPGRFAEEVHRYGVTVVTYTWTMLRDLLDAEVFPAGHNHPIRLFIGSGMPAGLWRRTVEQFTPARVLEFYASIDGDVVLANVTGAKIGAKGRPVPGTARVELVAYDPVSEQILVGDDGFARRCADNEPGLLLGKAVDIADISDGGLRGVFQAGDAWWPTENLFRRDSDGDYWLVDRRDTVILTARGPVFTQPIVDVLNDITPVDVEVAFALKTPSGTLAAAALSVRAGSRLEPGDVTEAMRALEPDQRPDLVSVVDVIPRSSSFRPSATAVQAAGFPKAGPNTWLYNRETDTYEVLTDVVAAELFGGN; from the coding sequence ATGAGCACATCGGGGTGTGTGAGGTGTGTCACTTTCAGTAGGGTAGGCCAGGTGGGAACGGTGGATATCAGTCCAAAAGGTGTGGTCAGTTCGGTGCAGCGGCTGCTGGCCACGGCGCAGAACGGACTGGAAGTGGTTCGCTTCGGCGGGCTGGCGCACGATGTCGAGTCCTCACCCTTCGAGGTCGTCGAGCGCCGACGCATGTACCGGTTGCGTCACTATTTCCCCGACGACTCCTCGGCCGGCCGGCCGGTGGCACTGCTCGTGCCGCCGTTGATGGTCAACGCCGACATCTGGGATGTGAACGCCGCCGGCGGCGCGGTCGGAATCCTGCACGCCAGCGGAATCGACTGCTGGGTCATCGATTTCGGTTCGCCCGCGACCGAGGAGGGCGGCTGGGAACGCGACCTGGCCGACCACGTGCTCGCGGTCAACTCCGCCATCGACACCGTCTGCGAGGCCACCGGCGCGCAGGTGCACCTGATGGGCTACTCGCAGGGCGGCATGTTCGCCTACCAGAGCACCGCCTACCGCTACGGCAAGGGTGTCGCCTCCATCGTCACCTTCGGCAGCCCGGTCGACATCGTCGCGGGCATGCCGTTCGGGTTGCCCTACGGCGTGGTCTCCGAGGTCGCCGACTTCCTGGCCGACCATGTGATGCACCGGCTGCCGATCACCGAGTCGATGGTGCGCATCGGTTTCCAGATGCTCGATCCGGTGAAGACCGCGAAGTCACGGATCGACTTCTTGCTCCAGCTGCACGACCGGGAAGCGTTGCTGCCCAAGGAACGTCAGCGTCGCTTCCTCAATAGCGATGGCTGGGTGGGCTATTCGGGCCCGGCCGTGGCCGATCTGCTCAAGCAGTTCGTGGCGCACAACCGGATGATGCTGGGCGGGTTCGTGATTCGCGATCATCCGGTCTCACTCGCCGAGCTCAAGTGCCCGATTCTGGCGTTCGTCGGCGAGGTCGACGACATCGGTCAGCCCGCGGCTGTGCGCGGCATCGTGCGGGCCGCGCCCCACGCCGAGGTGTACGAAGCCAGTCTGGTGGCAGGGCATTTCGGGCTCGTCGCCGGTTCGACTGCCACCAACCACACCTGGCCGATGGTGCGCGACTGGGTCGCCTGGATGGACGGCAACGGCTCGCTGCCCGAGCAGATCGTGCCCATGCAGGAACACGTCGAGGGCAACGCGCCGCGCACCGCGGCCACCCGAATGATGCACACCGCGGCCTCACTGGCCGAGGCGGGCGCCGGCGTCGGCAAGGCACTGGAAGGCATCGCCGGCAACACGATTCGCGGATCATTCGAGATGGCGGGTGAGGCGGCGCGCGCACTGCCGCGCCTGACCCGGCTCGGCATGATCCAGTCGCACACCCGGATTTCGCTGGGCAAGCTGCTCAGCGAACACGCCCGGCGCGCACCGAACAAGGACTTGTTCCTGTTCGATGACCGCGTGCACACTCACGCCGCGGTGGAGGTGCGCATCGACAATGTCGTGCGCGGACTCATCTCGGTCGGTATCCGGCCCGCCACCCGCGTCGGCGTCGTCATGGAGACCCGGCCCAGTGCCCTGGCCGCGGTCGCCGCGCTCTCGCGCCTCGGTGCGGTCGCGGTGCTGCTCGCTCCCGGCGCCGAGCTGGAACGGGCCATTCAGCTCACCGGCGTGCAGACGTTGATCACCGACCCGGAGAACCTGCGCGTGGCCGCGGCGACGGGCTGCCGGGCGCTGGTGCTCGGTGGTGGGGACAGTCGCGCCCTGCCGGTACAGACCGGCGAGCGGGTGATCGACCTCGAGCAGGTCGACCCGGCGAAGGTGCGGGTGCCCGCGTGGTACCGGTCCAACCCCGGTCTCGCCCGCGAGCTCGCGTTCATCCTCGTCATCGGCACCGGCGACCGGCTCGAGGCCAAGTACATCACCAACCACCGGTGGGCGCTCTCGGCGTTCGGCACCGCCAGCGCGGCCGACCTCGATCGGCGGGACACGGTGTACTGCCTTGCGCCGCTGCATCATTCGTCGGGACTGCTGGTGAGCCTCGGTGGTGCGGTGGCCGGTGGCAGCCGGATCGCGCTGGCGCGGTCGATGGACATGGAGCCGGGCCGCTTCGCCGAAGAGGTGCACCGCTACGGCGTCACCGTGGTCACCTACACCTGGACCATGCTGCGCGATCTGCTCGATGCCGAGGTCTTCCCGGCCGGGCACAACCATCCGATCCGGCTGTTCATCGGTTCGGGTATGCCCGCCGGGTTGTGGCGGCGCACCGTCGAGCAGTTCACCCCGGCCAGGGTTCTCGAGTTCTACGCCTCGATCGACGGCGACGTGGTGCTGGCGAATGTGACCGGTGCCAAGATCGGCGCGAAGGGCAGGCCGGTTCCCGGCACAGCCCGCGTCGAACTGGTCGCCTACGACCCGGTCAGCGAGCAGATCCTGGTCGGTGACGACGGTTTCGCGCGGCGCTGCGCCGACAACGAACCCGGTCTGCTGCTCGGCAAGGCCGTCGACATCGCCGACATCTCCGACGGCGGCCTGCGCGGGGTGTTCCAAGCCGGTGATGCCTGGTGGCCGACGGAGAACCTGTTCCGCCGCGACAGCGACGGCGACTACTGGCTCGTCGACCGCCGCGACACGGTGATCCTGACCGCGCGCGGCCCGGTGTTCACCCAGCCGATCGTGGACGTCCTCAACGACATCACCCCCGTCGACGTGGAGGTCGCGTTCGCGCTGAAGACCCCGTCGGGCACGCTCGCCGCCGCCGCGCTGAGTGTGCGCGCGGGTTCGCGGCTCGAACCGGGTGACGTCACCGAGGCCATGCGGGCACTCGAACCCGACCAGCGACCGGACCTGGTCTCCGTCGTCGACGTGATCCCGCGCAGCTCGAGCTTCCGGCCCTCGGCCACCGCGGTGCAGGCCGCGGGTTTCCCGAAGGCCGGTCCCAACACCTGGCTCTACAACCGGGAGACCGACACCTATGAGGTGCTCACCGACGTCGTGGCCGCGGAGCTGTTCGGCGGGAACTGA
- the rffA gene encoding dTDP-4-amino-4,6-dideoxygalactose transaminase yields MTDRIIFSRPFRATAERDNLLTVLDSDHSHGDGQFTRSATARIKAITGADHALLTTSCTHALELGALLLELGPDDEVIVPSFAFTSAATAMALRGATCVFVDIDDTTGNIDPAAAAAAVTARTKAIVVMHYGGVAADMGSLLNLAATYGLAIIEDNAHGLGGTWRGRKLGTIGTLGTQSFHDTKNVHCGEGGALLLADEILMHRAEIMREKGTDRAHFLRGQVDKYSWQDIGSSYLPSELNTAVLDAQLAEFDTIQANRHRVWNTYASALSAWAARNDVRPMTIPADSGHTAHLFYLRMPTEDRRDGLIEHLAGRGIVAPFHYIPLDSSPAGLKYGRTPVPCTRSANFSATIVRLPLWPMLSAVQLTRIVDAVTEYRV; encoded by the coding sequence GTGACCGACCGGATCATCTTCAGCCGGCCGTTCCGTGCCACGGCCGAACGCGACAATCTGCTCACCGTCCTCGATTCCGATCACAGTCACGGTGACGGCCAGTTCACCAGGTCGGCGACCGCCAGGATCAAGGCCATCACCGGCGCCGACCACGCGCTCCTGACCACCTCGTGCACGCACGCGCTGGAACTCGGCGCGCTGCTGCTCGAACTCGGTCCCGACGACGAGGTGATCGTCCCGAGTTTCGCGTTCACCTCCGCGGCGACGGCGATGGCGCTGCGCGGGGCGACGTGCGTGTTCGTCGACATCGACGACACCACCGGCAACATCGACCCGGCCGCCGCCGCGGCGGCGGTCACCGCACGCACCAAGGCGATCGTGGTCATGCACTACGGCGGTGTCGCCGCCGACATGGGATCCCTGCTGAACCTGGCGGCCACGTACGGCCTGGCGATCATCGAGGACAACGCACACGGCCTCGGCGGTACCTGGCGCGGGCGCAAGCTCGGCACGATCGGCACCCTGGGCACCCAGAGCTTCCACGACACCAAGAATGTGCACTGCGGCGAGGGCGGAGCGCTGCTGCTCGCCGACGAGATCTTGATGCACCGCGCGGAGATCATGCGGGAGAAGGGCACCGACCGCGCCCACTTCCTGCGCGGCCAGGTCGACAAGTACTCCTGGCAGGACATCGGCTCGAGCTATCTGCCCAGCGAACTCAACACGGCCGTGCTCGACGCGCAGCTGGCCGAGTTCGACACCATCCAGGCCAACCGGCATCGCGTGTGGAACACCTACGCGAGCGCGCTGTCGGCGTGGGCGGCCCGCAACGATGTGCGGCCGATGACGATCCCCGCCGACAGCGGGCACACCGCGCACCTGTTCTACCTGCGCATGCCCACCGAGGACCGTCGCGACGGCCTCATCGAGCATCTGGCCGGACGCGGGATCGTCGCGCCGTTCCACTACATTCCGCTGGATTCGAGCCCGGCCGGGCTCAAGTACGGCCGCACCCCTGTGCCGTGCACGCGCTCCGCGAACTTCTCGGCCACTATCGTGCGGTTGCCGCTGTGGCCGATGCTGAGCGCGGTCCAGCTGACACGAATCGTCGACGCGGTCACCGAATATCGCGTGTAG
- a CDS encoding glycosyltransferase, which produces MHSVSVVVPVYRGEETIAALVAELDRLTGPSTSTAGSRFAVEEIILVHDNGPDRSDVVLQELANTYPQVRAVWLSRNYGQDAATIAGMAAARGDWIVTMDEDGQHDPGFIADFLDAALASRADLVYSKPANTRPHGLLRNLTSRGAKVVLATVFAFPDSTRFESFRLIRGDIGRQLAEVAANGVYLDVALTWVVGSTVAVPVTLRAEGREESGYNYRRLFSLFWKMVLCSGTRGLRLVSMLGITLALAGVIMAAVVIASALTHDNANPEGWASIIVVLLLCSGATLFSLGLIAEYLGVALHVLVGKPLYLTVDTPTPRPDVTAALAAQHRVDVGAEMSHRP; this is translated from the coding sequence GTGCATTCGGTCTCGGTGGTCGTTCCGGTGTACCGGGGCGAGGAGACGATCGCCGCGCTGGTCGCCGAGCTCGATCGGCTGACCGGCCCGAGCACTTCGACCGCGGGCTCCCGGTTCGCGGTCGAGGAGATCATCCTCGTCCACGACAACGGGCCGGACCGCTCCGATGTGGTGCTCCAGGAACTCGCGAACACCTACCCGCAGGTGCGCGCGGTCTGGTTGAGCCGCAACTACGGTCAGGACGCGGCGACGATCGCGGGCATGGCCGCCGCGCGCGGCGACTGGATCGTCACGATGGACGAGGACGGCCAGCACGATCCGGGCTTCATCGCCGACTTCCTCGACGCCGCGCTGGCCTCGCGCGCGGACCTGGTCTATTCCAAGCCCGCCAACACCCGACCGCACGGTCTGCTCCGTAACCTCACCTCGCGCGGCGCGAAAGTGGTGCTGGCCACGGTGTTCGCGTTCCCCGATTCGACGCGGTTCGAGAGTTTCCGGTTGATTCGGGGGGATATCGGACGTCAGCTCGCCGAGGTCGCCGCCAACGGCGTGTACCTGGATGTGGCGCTCACCTGGGTGGTCGGCAGTACGGTCGCGGTGCCGGTGACGCTGCGCGCGGAGGGCCGCGAGGAGTCCGGCTACAACTATCGCCGTCTGTTCTCGCTGTTCTGGAAGATGGTGCTGTGCAGCGGCACCCGGGGTCTGCGCCTGGTGAGCATGCTCGGGATCACCCTCGCGCTGGCCGGGGTGATCATGGCGGCGGTGGTCATCGCGTCGGCGCTGACGCACGACAATGCCAATCCGGAGGGCTGGGCGTCGATCATCGTCGTCCTGCTGCTGTGCTCGGGCGCGACGCTGTTCTCGCTCGGACTGATCGCGGAGTATCTCGGGGTGGCGCTACACGTCCTGGTCGGCAAACCGCTGTACCTGACCGTCGACACGCCGACCCCGCGGCCGGACGTCACGGCGGCACTGGCCGCGCAGCACCGCGTCGACGTCGGCGCCGAGATGAGCCACCGGCCGTGA
- a CDS encoding GtrA family protein, which yields MTASAAPRDGVLETPGPLLRIVKRQELAFAIVGGFNTALGMALTLLWLAILGDGRPGLAVVAAYAVSMVVAFVGHRTLVFRVRGRVLRDFLAFCGVNAGGLVLNVVLVELAVTGLGFPAAPASMVVMGVVAVLSFFGHRYISFRRRPATGAVATAG from the coding sequence ATGACGGCGAGCGCGGCGCCTCGTGACGGTGTGCTGGAGACACCGGGCCCCCTGCTGCGGATCGTGAAACGCCAGGAACTGGCCTTCGCGATCGTCGGCGGATTCAACACCGCGCTCGGAATGGCGCTCACCCTGTTGTGGCTGGCGATCCTCGGCGACGGCCGACCCGGTCTGGCGGTGGTCGCGGCCTACGCGGTGAGCATGGTGGTGGCCTTCGTCGGGCACCGCACGCTGGTGTTCCGCGTGCGCGGGCGGGTACTGCGCGATTTCCTCGCCTTCTGCGGGGTGAACGCGGGCGGGCTCGTCCTCAATGTGGTGCTGGTGGAACTGGCCGTGACCGGGCTCGGCTTCCCCGCCGCCCCGGCGTCGATGGTGGTGATGGGCGTGGTCGCGGTGCTGAGCTTCTTCGGGCACCGCTACATCTCCTTCCGCAGGCGACCGGCTACCGGTGCCGTCGCGACGGCGGGGTAG
- a CDS encoding Trm112 family protein gives MAHESTLDATLLSLLACPQDKGPLQLVRTESGASILYNPRLRRAYPVDNGIPVLLIDEAREVTDAEHEFLTAQS, from the coding sequence ATGGCGCACGAATCCACCCTGGACGCAACCCTGCTGAGCCTGCTGGCCTGCCCGCAGGACAAGGGCCCGCTGCAGCTGGTCCGCACCGAATCCGGCGCGAGCATTCTCTACAACCCGCGCCTGCGCCGCGCCTACCCGGTGGACAACGGCATCCCCGTGCTGCTGATCGACGAGGCCCGCGAGGTCACCGACGCCGAACACGAGTTCCTCACCGCCCAGTCCTGA